A region from the Rosa rugosa chromosome 6, drRosRugo1.1, whole genome shotgun sequence genome encodes:
- the LOC133718092 gene encoding trihelix transcription factor PTL-like: MDDYPDLRQLMTSRTQQLVQFPDPFSVRPFNNFHPNSIVVGHEVNAHEFFEFGSAASAAAAPPNFSTIISNSIVAGNLNGSAAASSVGSLYGLELMNQHAWNINGNDGSGNNSRWPRQETLTLLEIRSSLDSKFKETNQKGPLWDEVSRIMSEEHGYHRSGKKCKEKFENLYKYYKKTKEGKAGRQDGKHYRFFRQLEAIYGDQSTTNLLSSASDQTHLTGTLNPTLLYNHTTATINQENQEVKLGAESLSFSNNSTDLETSSSENNGDDLSNSANGHCKNENQIRCSRRMKKTWKTQVEEFVNSQMMKVMKAQEGWMEKMLKTIEGREEERLAKEEEWRKREAERFNQQVHEFWANERAWVETRDASIMEALSQIRGIGTNSYNTKAKDESMELQLTDGGLLPSSSNYMNMNSTSFYIPTNEGENLWNRYGGKLSK, translated from the exons ATGGATGATTATCCAGACCTCCGGCAGCTGATGACCTCAAGAACACAGCAGCTCGTACAATTCCCAGACCCGTTTTCAGTACGACCTTTCAATAATTTTCACCCCAATAGTATCGTTGTAGGTCATGAGGTTAATGCTCATGAATTTTTTGAGTTTGGTTCTGCTgcttctgctgctgctgctcctCCTAATTTTAGCACAATTATTAGTAATAGTATTGTTGCTGGTAATCTGAATGGTTCTGCTGCTGCTTCATCTGTTGGTTCGTTGTATGGGTTAGAGTTAATGAATCAGCATGCGTGGAATATTAATGGGAATGATGGATCAGGCAATAACAGCAGATGGCCAAGACAAGAAACTCTTACTCTTCTTGAGATTAGATCCAGTCTCGATTCCAAGTTCAAGGAGACTAATCAGAAAGGTCCATTGTGGGATGAAGTTTCCAG GATAATGAGTGAGGAACATGGATATCATAGGAGTGGGAAGAAATGCAAAGAGAAGTTTGAGAATCTATACAAGTACTACAAGAAAACCAAAGAAGGCAAAGCTGGGAGACAAGATGGGAAGCACTATAGGTTCTTTCGTCAGCTTGAAGCAATATATGGTGACCAAAGTACTACCAATCTCTTGTCCTCAGCTTCGGATCAAACCCATCTAACTGGTACATTAAACCCTACTCTTCTTTATAATCACACCACTGCTACTATTAACCAAGAAAATCAAGAAGTTAAGCTTGGTGCGGAGAGCCTTAGTTTCTCCAACAATTCAACTGACTTAGAAACCTCCAGCTCGGAGAACAATGGAGATGATCTTTCAAATTCAGCTAATGGTCACTGTAAAAATGAGAACCAAATTAGGTGTTCAAGGCGTATGAAGAAGACCTGGAAGACACAGGTGGAGGAGTTTGTGAATTCCCAAATGATGAAGGTGATGAAGGCTCAAGAGGGTTGGATGGAGAAGATGTTGAAGACTATTGAAGGTAGAGAAGAGGAGAGGTTGGCTAAAGAAGAAGAGTGGAGGAAGCGCGAGGCAGAGCGGTTTAATCAACAAGTACATGAATTCTGGGCTAACGAGAGAGCTTGGGTGGAAACTCGAGATGCTTCAATAATGGAGGCTCTCAGCCAaattcgaggaataggaactaACAGTTACAACACCAAGGCCAAGGATGAGAGCATGGAACTGCAGCTGACAGATGGAGGTCTATTACCTTCAAGTTCAAATTATATGAATATGAACTCTACCTCCTTTTACATTCCGACGAATGAAGGAGAAAATTTGTGGAACAGGTATGGTGGGAAGCTCAGCAAGTGA